The window CCATATATCTGTTTTTATGACAGTTTTTATAGTTATATGACAGTttaaaactgtcatatgacagttttcagacaaataTATTAAAGTTGGTTTTGGTCTCATTTTCTGATACATACGAAAATATCATCAAACATTCTCGGTTCTTGTCTCTatgagtcttatccaattgaggatTTGGGAGTACCACCAAATACTTTGATTTGAAAGTGATACtcacaattctcagaatttccaagCCTTTCTACACCCAAATTTCTAACATTTATGTTTATGCAAAATCAGGGTCTTGGGTCTTCGTCGTGTAAACCCAAATTTTACACTATGATTTCATATAAATTCTCCATCCCGCGACATTTATGGTTTGATTCAGGATGGTGACACAAGTAAAAATGAAGCAACTTACTATATAAAATTTTGATTCCATTGGCTTACCATATCACGATTCATGTTGCTTCACATTTAAATTTTTGCTTAAATTTGTTGTCATTAATCTGTTTTGATTAAGAAATAAGCAACCTGTAGAGTAATAAACGCCGATAAAAAAAGTAATTGGTCCTTTAAAAACTTGAAGCATGACAGTTAATTATTGGAGCAATAATATCTTTTTGTTGTTACCgaaatccaaatttattagttaGAACCTAATAAAGAGGAATTCACATCGTAACAAAACTTTATATACCTATTATACACAATACACAATGTTGTTGTCCTTGAAAATTAAAACATCTCATTAAATCTTGTTTTAATAGGTTCAATATATTTAAGTTTCTCTTGAGGGACAACGTTTTATGGTATCGGGGTATATACACATTATATCGTCGCAAACAtgcttatattttattttaatttttccaATGAAGTAATTATTCGACGCAttataaaagaaaattataaGTTAAAAGCGGTAATTATGTAATTTAAAATTGTATAAATAttgagggggtgtttggcttagctttttaaggaccaaaagtcctttttggaaaaattgcaaaaagtcaggttttcctgatttttccaaaaagttgattttacttctatcaaaaatcaaaaaataggttttaaaattagtttgccaaacatcttttggcttctcaaaagctaagccaaacaccccctgagTCTCGCTTGCGGATGTCCACATAATTTAAACAGGATTGCACGATCCTTCAATAGCCGCAGATTTAGCCAATAAGATGTAAtgacaagaaacacataggtgaAAGTATGAAGTTGTTTAAACATCACATGATTAAATTTACTTTATAttctaatttttgaaaattctaaatcattttattttttgtCATTTCTCACCTTTTAATTCATATAGTGGTTGAAGAACACGTCTAATGAACTTTATCGAGTGTGGATTATCGAAATGGTCAAAGTTTCAGTAGTAGTTGAAAGTGGTAATTTTGTAAAAGTTTAGAGACTTATTATGTTGAAAAGTTTAACCACTAATTCACTAAATGGTATAATATTTaaaccataaaataacaaaaatataatttcttttatataatactccaaaaaatattttttttgaaaaaacaagAAAATCATTAGAAATACATGTGAAGAAGAAATCCTAAAAAGAAACATGCCTTTTGCAATTTTGACCGACAATCCCCCGACTCGTTATGTTAACGGCAAAGGAACAGTTCATTGTTACCGTTGCTTTTTTCTTAATGATGTTCAGTATCTTAACCCTTCCCTTAATCTTTGTATAACTTTCCACCGGAAGTATCCCCGTCGACAAATCACTTCCAAACTGTTGGTTTCCGGTGATTTCCGCCACCGCCACTtcaaacgtcaagttcaatctcATCGTCCTCCTTGCCTTAGCCACCCCTCCGGGAACGTCCGCCACTCCGATCACCGTCTGATGGTACAAAAGACTCGAATTTGACCTTTTAAACTTAAATGCCGCCACGTTATTGTTCTTCACGGAGACGTCTGCCACCACAGTCAGATTGGCTTTACCAGTGAGTAGATCTGTTGAGTTGACTCGGTCAAATCCGATGATCGTTGCTGAGTTCATGGTGATTTGTGGGTTTTTGACGTGGAGGACTGTGAGGCCTAGGACTAACAGAACCACCGCGATGATGAGTACGACGGCGGTGATGATACCGCAGTAGATGGTGCATTTGCGGAAGCCTTGGCTTTGCTTATTTGATGTGGTGGACGAGGCTTCGTCTACGGTGGCGGTAGGCAGATGACGGATCTCAGGCGCCGGAGATAAAGGCTTCTCTTGATCGTCGTCCGTCATCAGTTTTTGATTTGGCTGAGACATGATTGAGATTGATCCATGGCAGGCCAATTAATGGTGGGTGGGGCTCATTTTATTTGTCCAACTTTGATTCGTTGACTAAGAATTTGGATTTGATCGTTGACATAGAATTTGGAAGACCAGGAAGCCCAAACGCTATAAATTTCCTTGGCAATTACAAGATTAATGACCAtttaatatagaaaaaaaaaaggataaaattatataaatggtgtcttttgttttttagattctcaattttcttctcattttttttcttttataaatagTTTTGGTAAAATAACTTGTTAGGATAATTATCTTTTCGTTTCGTTCAGGtttagacatatatatatatatatatatatatatatatatatatatatataatttgttaaatatgtttatatattatcattgttatctgcatagtgacaatgataatatataaacacatttaacaagttaaatgatTAAATGTGAgcaatttcttttataaattttataattttttttttaataatttcttacaatattttctaatacaatgttttaaactttGTTTATAAATTGTTTTTGACTTATTTCTATATTttcatataaatttaatacaaatatttttcaaccaaatattttataaatgttttaaatttttattacaaGTTTTCagcttttaaattttttttttttaattttcatacAACTTTTTATAACTCTCATACAATTATTTCTAAGCTTTCTTTTACAACATTTTAAAGTGTTTCACATATTTTGTATgacaatttaatattttttaataacatttaaaaatattttccttaaatactagtttaaaacgttgtattaaaaaaataaaaaaaataaacttttaattaataagTATTAAAAAGTtgtaataattttaaaacatttacattatataaattttgttttgttttgttttgttttgttttgctacgtaatattttatttttatttttttagaagaCTCTTCATACTTATTGttacatatttaatttatttaattttattgttagaTATTATTTACTTTAAAACTATTATACATACttaaatacaaaagaaaaaatatatataatagactatataaaatatttcaaaaaaaaaaaaaaacaaaaacatatttattaattcaaaagtaaggtttagaattgatcaatatttaattagtatttaggACGTTATTGATACTTTAAAAATAACGTc of the Lactuca sativa cultivar Salinas chromosome 6, Lsat_Salinas_v11, whole genome shotgun sequence genome contains:
- the LOC111900982 gene encoding uncharacterized protein LOC111900982 produces the protein MSQPNQKLMTDDDQEKPLSPAPEIRHLPTATVDEASSTTSNKQSQGFRKCTIYCGIITAVVLIIAVVLLVLGLTVLHVKNPQITMNSATIIGFDRVNSTDLLTGKANLTVVADVSVKNNNVAAFKFKRSNSSLLYHQTVIGVADVPGGVAKARRTMRLNLTFEVAVAEITGNQQFGSDLSTGILPVESYTKIKGRVKILNIIKKKATVTMNCSFAVNITSRGIVGQNCKRHVSF